Proteins from one Gimesia maris genomic window:
- the dprA gene encoding DNA-processing protein DprA: protein MGEPIQESDQSLLELIQLNLIRGVGPRIRRTLLDQFGSPAQILNAPRQELLNVQGIGTKLADAIIYREAKSTAEDELRRCRASGYQILFEESAEYPSLLREMPDPPSLLYCKGSLLPQDELAVAIVGSRKCTHYGLQQAEKIAAALARAGITVVSGLARGIDQAAHTGALKAGGRTIAVMATGLAHIYPPEHRELSEAVALQGAIVTEFPLDQAPVAGLFPQRNRIISGFSMGVVLIEAGRKSGALHTARHAYEQGREVFAVPGRIDHPASAGCHDLIRDGAMLVRDVEDILEGLGPAKTPVMTAKNREVHTPRELSLSEFERDILNLVTLEPQHLNEIVQSSNLDSSRILSTLTILEMRKVVKRLPGGYLVRAMG, encoded by the coding sequence ATGGGCGAGCCAATACAGGAATCCGATCAGTCACTCCTCGAACTGATCCAGCTAAATCTGATTCGGGGTGTCGGCCCGCGGATCCGTCGAACGTTACTGGACCAGTTTGGGAGCCCGGCTCAAATTCTCAATGCCCCCCGCCAGGAATTACTCAACGTCCAGGGTATCGGGACCAAACTGGCAGATGCGATTATCTATCGCGAGGCAAAATCGACTGCGGAAGACGAACTCCGGCGCTGTCGCGCATCCGGTTACCAGATCTTGTTTGAAGAGTCAGCCGAGTATCCTTCACTCCTGCGAGAAATGCCCGATCCCCCTTCGTTACTTTACTGTAAAGGGAGCCTGTTGCCGCAAGACGAACTGGCGGTCGCCATCGTCGGCTCACGGAAATGCACGCATTACGGATTACAGCAGGCAGAAAAGATCGCCGCAGCGCTGGCACGCGCCGGGATCACCGTTGTCAGTGGTCTTGCCCGAGGAATTGACCAGGCGGCTCACACCGGCGCACTCAAAGCGGGGGGACGAACGATCGCCGTCATGGCAACCGGACTGGCACACATTTACCCTCCCGAACACCGGGAGCTTTCGGAAGCAGTCGCCCTGCAGGGCGCCATCGTTACAGAATTCCCTCTTGATCAGGCACCGGTCGCTGGTTTATTCCCGCAACGAAATCGCATTATCAGTGGGTTTTCTATGGGCGTGGTGCTGATCGAAGCAGGTCGCAAAAGTGGAGCATTACACACCGCAAGACACGCTTACGAACAGGGTCGCGAAGTCTTCGCTGTCCCCGGTCGCATTGATCATCCCGCCAGTGCCGGCTGTCATGACCTGATTCGCGACGGTGCCATGCTCGTCCGAGATGTGGAAGACATCCTGGAAGGACTCGGCCCGGCGAAGACACCTGTCATGACAGCAAAAAACCGGGAAGTCCATACGCCACGAGAACTCTCGTTGAGTGAATTTGAACGTGATATTCTCAATCTGGTCACACTGGAACCACAGCACCTCAACGAAATCGTCCAGTCGAGCAATCTCGATTCCTCCCGGATTCTTTCCACTCTCACGATTCTGGAAATGCGTAAAGTAGTGAAACGCCTGCCCGGAGGGTATCTGGTCCGCGCCATGGGATGA
- a CDS encoding class I SAM-dependent methyltransferase → MNSPSEASAAGQAVYSKRILSIYDIWVLGISNSLIWKCRTKTILNWMNQSLTANHLDVGVGTGYHLDHCAFPDSNVRLGLLDLNPNSLAAAASRASRYTPETYQADILQPLPDQPQGFDSVSLNYLLHCLPGDLSSKSTLFDHLNQWLNPGAIISGSTILAEGIPRSLPARKLMHFYNEKKIFTNSADSRDELLSQLQSRYTDVELKVTGCVALFRARYTPSTTN, encoded by the coding sequence ATGAATTCTCCAAGTGAAGCAAGCGCCGCCGGCCAGGCCGTCTATTCCAAACGCATTTTATCGATTTATGACATCTGGGTGCTGGGGATCTCCAACTCCCTGATCTGGAAATGCCGAACGAAAACCATATTGAACTGGATGAACCAGAGTCTGACCGCCAATCATCTGGATGTGGGAGTCGGTACCGGTTACCATCTGGACCATTGTGCGTTTCCGGATTCGAATGTCAGGCTGGGTTTGCTCGACCTGAATCCGAACAGCCTCGCAGCAGCAGCCAGCCGGGCCAGCAGATATACCCCAGAAACTTATCAGGCGGATATTCTGCAACCCCTGCCCGACCAGCCACAGGGTTTCGATTCGGTCAGTCTGAATTATCTGCTGCATTGCCTGCCCGGCGATCTGAGTTCGAAGTCGACTCTTTTCGATCATCTCAATCAGTGGCTGAACCCCGGAGCCATTATCTCGGGCTCGACCATTCTGGCAGAAGGAATTCCTCGAAGTCTACCTGCCCGCAAGTTAATGCACTTCTACAATGAGAAAAAGATCTTCACTAACTCTGCAGACAGTCGGGATGAGTTACTATCTCAGCTCCAGAGTCGTTATACTGACGTGGAACTGAAAGTGACTGGCTGTGTGGCCCTCTTTCGTGCCCGCTACACTCCTTCAACAACAAATTGA
- a CDS encoding ferritin-like domain-containing protein has translation MEIREFAERVLLSDSLEEKLKPAPPILTDDSPGEPLRIKEPTRPASLQFAAPRTAPAMPKPAALFEQEKRALAHHIMANHELQALEVMAYILCAFPDAPAEFRQGMCAIMGDEQRHTRMHKERAYILGLEFGSLPVNCYIWKKALSYESLLDYLAGLPLTFEGRNLDHTGEFEQYFLDAGDQRSAALMKVVYRDEIQHVAFGLHWLRQLKPDHLSDWEAYEQHLHWPIRAALSVGDTFNREARRETGMTDEFIDRLYQAAHSDQPPNQKPKNLD, from the coding sequence ATGGAAATTCGTGAGTTTGCAGAACGGGTTCTCCTCAGTGATTCACTGGAAGAGAAACTCAAGCCCGCCCCGCCGATTTTAACTGATGACAGTCCGGGAGAACCACTGCGCATCAAAGAACCGACGCGCCCGGCCAGTCTGCAGTTCGCTGCCCCCCGCACCGCGCCTGCCATGCCGAAACCCGCTGCGTTGTTCGAGCAGGAAAAACGGGCTCTCGCCCATCACATCATGGCGAACCACGAACTGCAGGCATTGGAAGTGATGGCTTATATTCTGTGCGCCTTTCCCGATGCGCCTGCTGAATTTCGTCAGGGCATGTGCGCAATCATGGGCGACGAACAAAGACACACCCGTATGCATAAAGAGCGAGCCTACATTCTGGGCTTGGAGTTCGGCAGTCTGCCCGTGAACTGTTATATCTGGAAGAAGGCCCTCAGCTACGAAAGTCTGCTCGACTACCTGGCCGGCCTGCCTCTGACTTTTGAAGGACGCAATCTGGACCATACAGGGGAATTCGAACAGTACTTTCTGGACGCCGGTGATCAACGCAGTGCCGCTCTGATGAAGGTCGTCTATCGGGATGAAATTCAGCACGTTGCCTTTGGATTGCACTGGCTGCGACAGTTAAAACCCGACCATCTCTCGGACTGGGAAGCCTACGAGCAACATCTGCACTGGCCCATTCGTGCTGCTCTTTCCGTGGGTGATACCTTCAACAGGGAAGCACGCAGGGAGACCGGCATGACAGACGAATTCATTGATCGGCTCTACCAGGCTGCTCACTCCGATCAGCCACCCAACCAGAAACCGAAAAACCTCGATTGA
- a CDS encoding sulfatase family protein has product MFNGSFVFRCLSCFALIIFLCIVSNTQAAEEQKRPNILFAIADDWGWPHAGSYGDPVVKTPTFDRLAREGVLFQNAYVSSPSCTPSRGAILTGKYHWQLEAGANLHCIFPDQLETYPEILKAHGYQVGYTGKAWGPGRTETAGRELAGKRYKSFQDFLQHQKQGEPFCFWLGSSDPHRPYEAGTGVQSGMDLSKIKFPACFPDASVVRSDVADYYFEVQRFDKLVGDALKSLEEKGELDNTIVFMTGDHGMPFPRGKSCLYDTGTRVPLAARWPEKIKPGRSVTDFVSLIDLAPTYYEAAGVKIPADVTGRSLMPVLTNAKSGRIADNRDEVIFGKERHVPSQEAPDMGGYPCRAIRTDDFLYIHNYRPDRWPAGTPDYQHAAIPGTWYGDCDNGPTKTYMVENKNKDANHRRLYDLAFGKLPAEELYDLRNDPDQLQNVAASPMYEKIKAKLANELQQQLVATHDPRELGQGDELEKHPYLGGGPKHPSLEVKRKKRGKKQSN; this is encoded by the coding sequence ATGTTTAATGGTTCTTTTGTATTTCGCTGCCTGTCCTGCTTTGCTTTGATAATTTTCCTCTGCATTGTTTCAAATACTCAGGCAGCGGAAGAGCAGAAGCGACCTAATATTCTGTTTGCGATTGCCGATGACTGGGGCTGGCCGCATGCAGGCTCTTATGGCGATCCAGTCGTGAAAACGCCTACCTTTGATCGGCTGGCCCGGGAAGGCGTGCTGTTTCAGAATGCATATGTTTCTTCCCCTTCCTGTACCCCTTCGCGAGGAGCGATTCTGACCGGTAAATATCACTGGCAGCTCGAAGCGGGCGCGAACCTGCACTGCATTTTTCCGGATCAGCTCGAAACGTATCCGGAAATACTCAAAGCACACGGTTACCAGGTCGGTTATACCGGGAAAGCCTGGGGGCCAGGGCGCACCGAAACCGCTGGTCGCGAACTGGCGGGAAAACGCTATAAGAGTTTTCAGGATTTTCTCCAGCATCAGAAACAGGGAGAACCCTTCTGCTTCTGGCTGGGCAGCAGTGATCCACATCGTCCTTATGAAGCGGGGACCGGGGTGCAGAGTGGGATGGATCTTTCCAAAATCAAGTTCCCCGCCTGCTTTCCGGATGCATCGGTCGTTCGCAGTGATGTCGCCGACTATTACTTTGAAGTTCAACGCTTCGACAAACTGGTAGGTGATGCGCTGAAGTCACTCGAAGAAAAAGGCGAACTCGATAATACCATCGTATTCATGACCGGCGATCATGGTATGCCGTTCCCGCGTGGGAAAAGTTGTCTGTATGACACAGGGACCCGTGTGCCGCTCGCTGCCCGCTGGCCCGAAAAAATAAAACCCGGTCGCTCGGTCACCGATTTTGTCAGCCTGATTGATCTGGCACCCACGTATTATGAAGCAGCGGGAGTGAAAATCCCGGCGGATGTGACCGGCCGCAGTCTGATGCCTGTTTTAACGAATGCAAAATCAGGTCGAATTGCTGATAACAGGGACGAGGTCATTTTCGGTAAGGAACGCCATGTCCCTTCACAGGAGGCACCTGACATGGGAGGTTATCCCTGTCGTGCCATTCGGACGGATGACTTTCTTTACATCCACAATTACCGCCCCGATCGCTGGCCGGCAGGCACACCCGATTATCAGCACGCGGCTATTCCCGGCACCTGGTATGGAGACTGTGACAACGGTCCGACCAAGACCTATATGGTCGAAAATAAAAACAAGGATGCAAATCATCGTCGACTGTATGATCTGGCATTTGGAAAGCTGCCGGCGGAAGAACTGTATGATCTGCGGAATGATCCGGATCAGTTGCAGAACGTTGCCGCCTCTCCGATGTACGAGAAGATCAAAGCGAAACTGGCAAATGAACTGCAACAGCAACTGGTAGCCACCCACGATCCCCGAGAGTTGGGGCAGGGGGATGAGCTTGAGAAACATCCCTACTTAGGCGGCGGTCCAAAGCATCCCAGCCTCGAAGTCAAACGGAAAAAACGGGGCAAGAAGCAGAGTAACTAA
- a CDS encoding PVC-type heme-binding CxxCH protein translates to MKLFPKYKSILNGFVAVFLVALSPFEKIAAEDLPRVPEGFSIERVTSSELTKYPMMAGFDDRGRLFIAESSGENTRAPQLIKEPKSMIRMLVDRDGDGRFDQSTVFADKLTLPMGALWHEGALYVASPPNIWKLTDHDDDGVADERKIIVDSFGFSGNAASIHGCFRGPEGRLYWCDGRHGHEFKDKSGKVTSKGLAARIFSCNPDGSDIEVHCGGGMDNPVEIDFTPEGEMIGSVNILMTRPRVDCLVHWIEGGVYPHFEDCVAEFKRTGELLGPITRFGHVAVSGMLRYRGSQFGPEYQGNIFTTIFNTHKVIRSRLIRNGATFETKEEDFLVSDDPDFHPTDIIEDADGSLLVIDTGGWFRIGCPQSQISKPDIQGAIYRIRKTGTPELKDPYGLTLDWKSLSPNRKLQLLNDTRPFVQQKAIEELASVGDLAVPQLAKVIDSPSGSFYNDTSKRNAIWTLSRIGTGKAAAAIQGGLTASESVQLTAAKALGTLRSSQSTDELVTLLKQDKPAVQRTAATALGRICEAGRRDSVSAEQLQSVIDALFHVIKSGSPDRTLEHALIYALIRIDQRDLVLAGLDDSSPAVRRAALIALDQMNSGKLTRELVTPLLDTDDPALQKETLSIISEHEGWAGETLILLKTWLSEAELSPERAAVLRGFLVAQSADPEVQSLIAHSLTAAETSQPAKAILLEVIQRSALKEFPVNWRSALEQTLKTADPELQILVVRIAQSHDLPDLNAQLTSLALDVKQPAALRIEALSAAGAHLKSIDQSTFDFLMSRMNEEYPPLDRLAAARALAGLPHSGEQLIQLSKQLDAPGPLALPVLLRAYAKSVDEAVGQALITGLNGSSAATNLSADELASLLQKYPESVQQAAAPLLKKLGVDLAQQKAHLESLKPLLTEGRLEEGRKIFFGKKAACSGCHTVENDGGKVGPDLTKIGAIRTGTDLLEAIALPSASFARGYRSYLVVTDAGRIYTGVISRESTDTVYLRTADLSEVRIARDQIEVMKESPTSIMPKGLEQRLTQQEIRDLLAYLQNRK, encoded by the coding sequence GTGAAACTTTTTCCAAAGTACAAATCGATCCTGAATGGTTTTGTAGCTGTGTTTCTTGTTGCACTTTCTCCATTTGAGAAAATAGCAGCGGAAGACCTGCCTCGCGTTCCTGAAGGCTTCAGCATCGAACGAGTCACCAGTAGCGAACTGACTAAATATCCGATGATGGCAGGCTTTGATGATCGCGGGCGATTATTCATTGCTGAAAGTTCAGGAGAAAATACGCGTGCTCCTCAGTTGATTAAAGAGCCCAAAAGCATGATCCGTATGCTGGTTGACCGGGATGGAGACGGACGCTTTGATCAGAGTACGGTCTTCGCTGATAAATTAACTCTGCCGATGGGAGCGCTCTGGCATGAGGGGGCGCTCTATGTCGCCAGTCCTCCTAATATCTGGAAGCTGACAGACCACGATGATGACGGCGTGGCAGATGAGAGGAAAATTATCGTTGATTCGTTCGGCTTCTCTGGTAACGCGGCCAGTATTCACGGTTGTTTTCGCGGGCCGGAAGGCAGGCTTTATTGGTGTGATGGCAGACACGGTCACGAATTCAAAGACAAATCTGGAAAAGTCACCAGCAAAGGATTGGCAGCACGAATCTTTTCCTGTAATCCGGATGGCTCTGATATCGAAGTGCACTGTGGGGGCGGGATGGACAATCCGGTCGAGATCGATTTCACTCCTGAGGGAGAAATGATTGGTTCGGTAAACATTCTCATGACACGACCCCGCGTGGACTGTCTGGTGCACTGGATAGAAGGAGGCGTGTATCCTCACTTCGAAGACTGCGTCGCTGAATTCAAACGCACGGGGGAGTTGCTGGGGCCGATCACCCGCTTTGGTCACGTGGCGGTTTCAGGCATGTTACGTTATCGCGGTTCCCAGTTCGGGCCGGAATATCAGGGCAATATATTTACAACGATTTTTAATACACACAAGGTCATTCGCTCCCGATTGATTCGCAACGGTGCCACGTTTGAAACCAAAGAAGAAGACTTCCTGGTATCGGATGATCCCGATTTTCATCCGACAGATATCATCGAAGACGCCGATGGCAGCCTGTTGGTCATAGATACGGGTGGCTGGTTCCGCATTGGCTGCCCCCAGTCTCAGATTTCCAAGCCAGACATTCAAGGTGCCATCTATCGAATTCGTAAGACTGGTACACCGGAACTCAAAGATCCTTATGGCTTAACTCTGGACTGGAAATCACTCTCGCCTAATCGCAAGCTGCAGTTGTTGAATGACACGCGTCCGTTTGTGCAGCAAAAGGCCATCGAAGAGCTGGCCAGTGTTGGTGATCTGGCCGTACCTCAACTTGCAAAAGTGATCGATTCACCCAGTGGGTCTTTTTATAACGATACCAGTAAACGCAATGCAATCTGGACCTTATCTCGAATTGGAACAGGTAAGGCAGCAGCTGCAATTCAAGGTGGGCTGACCGCTTCCGAGAGTGTGCAGCTGACGGCTGCGAAAGCGCTAGGGACGTTACGAAGTTCGCAATCAACTGATGAGTTAGTAACGTTATTGAAACAAGATAAGCCAGCAGTTCAACGTACCGCTGCCACTGCCCTGGGACGCATCTGTGAAGCAGGTCGGCGTGACTCGGTCTCGGCTGAACAGTTGCAGTCGGTGATCGACGCTCTCTTTCATGTGATTAAATCCGGGTCTCCAGATCGAACACTGGAACATGCTCTCATTTACGCACTGATCCGGATCGACCAGCGTGATCTGGTTCTCGCAGGTTTGGATGACTCCAGTCCAGCTGTCCGCCGCGCGGCGTTGATTGCTTTGGACCAGATGAACTCAGGTAAGTTGACGCGGGAACTGGTGACTCCTCTGCTGGATACCGATGATCCAGCTTTGCAGAAAGAGACGCTGTCGATAATCAGCGAACATGAAGGCTGGGCCGGAGAAACTTTGATCTTATTGAAAACATGGTTGAGCGAGGCTGAACTGAGTCCCGAACGGGCTGCCGTTCTGCGGGGCTTCCTGGTAGCGCAATCTGCAGATCCCGAAGTGCAATCGCTCATAGCACACTCGCTGACCGCCGCGGAAACATCACAGCCTGCCAAGGCGATTCTGCTGGAAGTGATTCAGCGCTCTGCATTGAAAGAATTTCCTGTCAACTGGCGTTCTGCGCTGGAGCAGACTTTGAAGACAGCTGATCCTGAATTACAGATTCTCGTCGTCCGGATTGCGCAATCACATGATCTGCCTGATCTCAATGCACAATTGACATCTTTAGCCTTAGACGTGAAGCAGCCCGCTGCTTTGCGAATCGAAGCGTTATCCGCTGCTGGTGCCCATTTAAAAAGTATCGATCAGAGTACCTTCGACTTCCTCATGTCCCGCATGAATGAAGAGTATCCACCTCTGGATCGACTGGCGGCGGCGAGAGCATTAGCGGGTCTACCGCATTCTGGCGAACAGTTAATCCAGTTGTCGAAGCAACTGGATGCACCGGGGCCTCTGGCACTGCCGGTTCTGTTAAGAGCCTATGCGAAAAGTGTGGATGAAGCTGTAGGTCAGGCATTGATTACCGGACTGAATGGTTCTTCTGCTGCAACGAACCTGTCGGCGGATGAGTTGGCGAGTCTGTTGCAGAAGTATCCCGAATCGGTCCAGCAGGCAGCAGCACCGCTGTTGAAAAAACTGGGCGTTGATCTGGCACAGCAGAAGGCGCATCTGGAGTCACTCAAGCCTCTGCTTACTGAAGGACGGTTGGAGGAAGGACGCAAAATCTTCTTTGGTAAGAAAGCAGCCTGCTCTGGTTGTCATACTGTCGAAAATGACGGTGGTAAAGTGGGACCCGACCTGACAAAAATCGGCGCCATTCGTACCGGAACGGATCTGCTGGAGGCAATCGCACTTCCCAGTGCCAGTTTTGCGCGAGGCTATCGCTCATACCTGGTAGTGACCGATGCCGGTCGAATTTATACGGGAGTCATCAGTCGCGAATCGACAGATACGGTCTATCTCAGAACCGCTGATCTCTCTGAAGTACGGATTGCCCGTGATCAGATTGAAGTGATGAAAGAGTCGCCGACATCGATTATGCCGAAAGGCCTGGAGCAGCGTCTGACGCAACAGGAAATACGGGATTTGCTTGCGTACCTGCAAAACCGCAAGTAA
- a CDS encoding LexA family protein has translation MQTTEISSRKKLTEKQESIYSFIKQEITQQRLSPTVREIAEQFGIRSSNGVMCHLRALERKGWIKRDHYLSRGITLVAEPVTQMITLTPGEAVCIGEIYVGCVGVKDRSVTLELIAPDTMGEIRKDL, from the coding sequence ATGCAAACAACAGAAATTTCATCGCGAAAAAAACTGACAGAAAAGCAAGAGTCAATCTACTCGTTTATCAAACAGGAAATCACCCAGCAACGTCTGTCGCCTACAGTGCGGGAAATTGCAGAACAATTCGGAATTCGATCCTCAAATGGAGTGATGTGTCATCTCCGCGCTCTGGAACGGAAAGGCTGGATTAAGCGTGATCACTATCTTTCACGCGGAATCACATTAGTCGCTGAACCGGTCACTCAGATGATCACACTCACTCCAGGCGAAGCCGTCTGCATTGGTGAGATTTATGTAGGCTGTGTCGGGGTAAAAGATCGCAGTGTCACGCTGGAACTGATTGCCCCCGACACAATGGGAGAAATTCGTAAAGACCTTTGA
- a CDS encoding Gfo/Idh/MocA family protein: MQDQPEKADQSQSSISRRRFLATSASAAAAIGFGAPAIVRGTNLNEKLNIAIIGSGGRGGSNLRSVSSENITVLCDVNKQNLFRAAQSHPKAKQFKDFRKVYDHPDQFDAVVVSTCEHTHAFATLPALQLKKHVYCEKPLTHSVWEARVIREAARKANVATQMGTQIHAGDNYRRVVELIQSGAIGPVQEAHVWVSRAWGWHPSEEAARAAKDLVYSEKRPSHSDEIPKGLDWDLWLGPAPERPFNNIYFPGPKWYRWWDFGNGTMSDLGSHWIDLPFWALKLDYPLTIEAEGPPIQKEIAPASMQAVYEYGQRGDMPPVKVGWYQGTNKPQLWEEGKIPQWANGVLFVGEKGMLLSDYSKHVLLPEKEFADFKPPEPYIPKSLGHHAEWIHACKTGAPTTCNFEYAGLLTEANHLGNIAYRTGKKLHWDTQAMKATNAPESDQYIRREYRKGWELS, translated from the coding sequence GTGCAAGATCAACCCGAAAAAGCAGATCAGAGTCAATCTTCTATAAGCCGCAGACGATTTCTGGCAACTTCTGCATCGGCGGCCGCCGCAATTGGCTTTGGGGCACCCGCCATCGTACGGGGAACCAATCTGAATGAAAAACTAAATATCGCCATCATAGGCTCGGGAGGACGAGGCGGCAGTAATCTCCGATCGGTCTCATCTGAAAATATTACGGTTCTATGCGATGTGAATAAACAGAATCTATTTCGCGCCGCACAGAGTCATCCCAAAGCAAAACAGTTTAAAGATTTTCGCAAAGTCTACGATCACCCGGATCAGTTCGACGCCGTCGTTGTCAGCACTTGCGAACACACACATGCCTTCGCCACCCTTCCCGCACTGCAGCTGAAAAAACATGTATACTGTGAAAAGCCACTGACTCACAGTGTCTGGGAGGCCCGCGTCATTCGAGAAGCGGCTCGGAAGGCGAATGTCGCCACGCAAATGGGTACCCAGATTCATGCGGGAGATAACTACCGCAGGGTCGTTGAACTGATTCAGTCCGGCGCCATCGGCCCCGTTCAGGAAGCCCACGTCTGGGTATCTCGCGCCTGGGGCTGGCATCCTTCCGAAGAAGCGGCCCGCGCAGCAAAGGATCTTGTTTACTCGGAAAAAAGGCCAAGCCATTCCGATGAGATTCCGAAAGGACTGGACTGGGATCTCTGGTTAGGACCGGCTCCAGAACGTCCCTTCAATAATATCTATTTTCCGGGTCCCAAATGGTATCGCTGGTGGGATTTTGGTAATGGCACCATGTCTGACCTGGGCAGCCACTGGATCGATCTGCCATTCTGGGCATTGAAACTGGATTACCCGCTCACAATTGAAGCGGAAGGACCGCCGATCCAGAAAGAAATCGCACCGGCATCAATGCAGGCCGTTTATGAATACGGTCAACGAGGCGACATGCCCCCCGTCAAAGTGGGCTGGTACCAGGGGACGAACAAACCTCAACTCTGGGAAGAAGGCAAAATCCCACAATGGGCAAACGGCGTTTTATTCGTCGGTGAGAAAGGCATGCTGTTGTCAGATTACAGTAAGCATGTCTTGTTACCAGAAAAAGAATTCGCTGATTTCAAACCCCCGGAACCATACATTCCGAAATCTCTGGGTCATCATGCGGAATGGATCCATGCCTGTAAAACGGGCGCCCCGACAACCTGCAATTTCGAGTATGCAGGATTACTGACCGAAGCGAATCACTTGGGCAACATCGCTTATCGAACAGGTAAAAAATTGCACTGGGACACTCAGGCCATGAAGGCAACGAACGCTCCTGAATCCGATCAATATATCCGCCGTGAGTATCGCAAAGGCTGGGAACTGAGTTAG
- a CDS encoding 2OG-Fe(II) oxygenase, with translation MIDQFLTPEECESYINYSEYLGYELADVDFYGVRKQSNQIRTNERADIESQELADKLWNELRNYPLPSSELGNPAGLSPFIRFYRYQGNQRFNFHKDGVKKYSNYESQFTVLIYLNSIKQGGETIFRKNAIKVQPQSGRCLLFAHDLWHSGLAVTDEEIKYIMRSDLYYLQNKSFDAES, from the coding sequence ATGATTGATCAGTTTCTCACACCCGAAGAATGTGAAAGCTACATTAACTACAGCGAATATCTTGGCTATGAACTGGCTGATGTAGATTTCTACGGAGTTCGCAAGCAGTCGAACCAAATTCGGACAAACGAACGCGCAGACATCGAATCTCAGGAACTCGCAGATAAACTCTGGAATGAACTCCGAAATTACCCTCTTCCTTCATCAGAGCTGGGAAACCCCGCAGGACTGAGTCCCTTTATCAGATTTTATAGATATCAGGGAAATCAAAGATTTAACTTTCATAAAGATGGAGTTAAAAAATATTCGAACTACGAATCGCAATTCACAGTATTAATTTATTTGAATTCAATCAAGCAGGGTGGCGAAACAATTTTTCGCAAAAATGCGATCAAAGTCCAACCTCAATCAGGACGCTGCTTACTCTTTGCACATGACCTATGGCATTCTGGTCTAGCTGTAACTGATGAGGAAATTAAATATATCATGCGAAGTGATCTATATTATTTACAAAATAAATCATTTGACGCTGAATCATAA
- a CDS encoding class I SAM-dependent methyltransferase: protein MTDDYYNRKYAEGDFDYNPEYELVWLQKHLIDRFGLQPGNRVLDLGCGKGLHASLLAGFDLQVFGVEKTVEGVKGAKERGSTAEFIQASAGDLATYFDEEYFDMIYCRGMSWFHRELHEVCEVTGVNVSEKVPGFFRFIKPGGLFVLQISTDFSGRCPENDVHNNRLSEFVRLFDPHGEIVHKSNWSGVEVTDDEQATAVKGNLVITTKK from the coding sequence ATGACCGATGATTACTACAACAGAAAGTACGCAGAGGGCGATTTCGATTACAACCCGGAATACGAACTGGTATGGCTGCAGAAACACCTAATCGATCGGTTCGGATTACAACCCGGCAACAGGGTGCTGGACCTGGGCTGCGGTAAGGGGCTGCACGCTTCCCTGCTGGCTGGTTTCGATCTGCAGGTATTCGGAGTCGAAAAGACTGTCGAGGGCGTGAAGGGAGCAAAGGAACGCGGTTCAACGGCGGAATTCATCCAGGCCAGTGCTGGCGATCTGGCAACCTACTTCGACGAAGAATATTTCGACATGATATACTGTCGGGGGATGAGCTGGTTTCATCGGGAACTGCACGAAGTCTGCGAGGTGACCGGGGTGAATGTCTCGGAAAAGGTCCCTGGGTTCTTCCGCTTCATTAAGCCGGGTGGCCTGTTCGTCCTGCAGATCAGTACGGACTTCTCGGGAAGATGCCCAGAGAACGACGTTCACAACAACCGTCTGTCAGAATTCGTGCGACTGTTTGATCCACACGGGGAGATCGTCCACAAATCCAACTGGTCGGGCGTGGAAGTTACAGATGATGAGCAGGCAACAGCGGTGAAGGGCAATCTGGTGATTACTACAAAAAAGTAA